Proteins encoded in a region of the Zea mays cultivar B73 chromosome 4, Zm-B73-REFERENCE-NAM-5.0, whole genome shotgun sequence genome:
- the LOC103653847 gene encoding NAC domain-containing protein 7: MDTFSHVPPGFRFHPTDEELVDYYLRNKVASNKIDLDVIKDVDLYKIEPWDLQEKCKIGTEEQNEWYFFSHKDKKYPTGTRTNRATTAGFWKATGRDKPIYTKSCLVGMRKTLVFYRGRAPNGHKSDWIMHEYRLETTENVTAAPEEGWVVCRVFIKKRVEAVRRMADGAPPWFDGHVPGGFMAPAGLGSPRQLMHHHPNPAAAAPLLYSGQQLYHCKPELEYHHLLQPSQEALLQQLPQLVESPKPPPPAFIDQGSCSLQSPDEASGYNTTPQQPPPMTTEAAYMDDDSVTDWRVLDKFVASQLFSHGDGMAKEDGYPNPGQALFQAENKQPEEALDYASTSASGGGGGEANMWK, encoded by the exons ATGGACACTTTCTCTCATGTCCCCCCTGGATTCCGTTTCCACCCCACCGACGAGGAGCTGGTCGATTACTACCTGAGGAACAAGGTGGCGTCCAACAAGATCGACCTTGACGTCATAAAAGACGTCGATCTGTACAAAATTGAGCCCTGGGATCTCCAAG AGAAGTGCAAGATCGGGACGGAGGAGCAGAACGAGTGGTACTTCTTCAGCCACAAGGACAAGAAGTACCCGACGGGCACCCGCACAAACCGGGCGACCACCGCCGGATTCTGGAAGGCGACGGGTCGCGACAAGCCCATCTACACCAAGAGCTGCCTCGTCGGCATGAGGAAGACGCTCGTCTTCTACAGGGGCCGCGCGCCCAACGGCCACAAGTCCGACTGGATCATGCACGAGTACCGCCTAGAGACCACCGAGAACGTGACCGCCGCCCCT GAGGAAGGATGGGTGGTCTGCAGGGTGTTCATCAAGAAGCGAGTGGAGGCCGTGCGGCGGATGGCCGACGGCGCGCCGCCGTGGTTCGATGGCCACGTCCCCGGCGGCTTCATGGCGCCCGCGGGCCTTGGCTCGCCGAGGCAGCTGATGCATCACCACCCAAACCCGGCAGCAGCAGCGCCACTGCTGTACAGCGGCCAGCAGCTCTACCACTGCAAGCCCGAGCTGGAGTACCATCACCTTCTGCAGCCGAGCCAAGAGGCCCTGTTGCAGCAGCTCCCTCAGTTGGTGGAGAGCCCCAAGCCTCCTCCTCCCGCCTTCATCGACCAAGGCAGCTGCAGCCTCCAGTCCCCCGACGAGGCTTCTGGGTACAACACCACCCCGCAGCAACCGCCGCCCATGACGACGGAGGCCGCCTACATGGACGACGACTCGGTCACCGACTGGAGAGTGCTCGACAAGTTCGTCGCGTCTCAGCTCTTCAGCCACGGCGACGGCATGGCGAAAGAGGATGGTTACCCCAACCCGGGGCAGGCATTATTTCAGGCTGAGAACAAGCAGCCGGAAGAAGCACTGGACTACGCCTCCACGTCTGCGtctggtggcggcggcggcgaggcgaACATGTGGAAATAG